GGAGCTGTATATGTGGAGGGTCAAGCTATGTGTCACAACCTAATTCAGGGTTTTAAAACTAGGACATCCCCTACAAAGTATCTAATAGTTACAGGAAAGATATAAGTTACGTAGATGACTTAGCCTAATCCTTTCTGCTAGTAAACATCTGTGGATGATATAGCCAGCACAAGGAAAGATAACCCCTTTGACGTCGTGGAACTGTTGAATCTGCTGTTATAGATAAGCAAGCATCTACAAGGGCCGATGTACAGAAAAAAAGCACTTATACCAGGCCGTACTATTTGAACGTGGATCCGTGAGAGACTGTTCtcaacaaaaaaaaaaaaaaggttaCTAATGATGAGCTGGTCGAAGTTGATCAATAATCCGTTTTACAGTCCAGCCAGATGTTTTGAGATCTAGGCAGCCTTACGTCAAAGGGGGTAGGGTAATCTTTTCCTTCCCGTTGACCACATCGTCCTCTGATGTTCATTAATCGCCTCAAGGGAAAGTTGTAAATGTGATGGTTTTTTACACTCGTCGCCCCTTAATCCTGTGGGTCATGCAAACGTATAACACCGCAAAGACAAGACAAGTATCCATATCGATCCTAAATAGGGGTTATGTCCGCTGAATCCGTCTAGAACCATGTCCGAGACTGACGATCTCCATGCAGAGATATGCCTCAGTAGAAGGTGATGGAAGAAGCTGGGGTTTGAGCAGTCACTCGGTCATCGCCAGAAAGACGTCAATTTAAATACCCTGATCCGTGGTAGTTCAACCCTCTCAGGCCACACAGTTATCCAAGACTACGGATGAATGTTGTTCTCTTTTGGTGCATGGTACAATTTGTCGTCGAGACCTTTGCCCTGGCCTTGCCATGGCCTCGCCTGGATGGGGCATGACGAAGTGCGCTGGTCGCATCACTAGAgaggcaggggggggggaatgTTTCCGGCTTGATCGTTGTCTATGAGATAAATGTACTCAAATAAGACAGATGTTCCCGCCCCTCTGCCTTTTCCAATAACTTCAGCAAGTGGCATTCAGGGAACATAACCCTCCCGGCTTCGATATCAGCAtccgggaggggggggattaCGAATAGCCGCATGCTCTACGCAACGTGTGCTTCAGGCAGCTCCTTTCACAGACTTGTATCGTCACTGTACCCTCTCAAACCACGGCAGGGCACATATACCATACCTGAACGCCCGCAAAACATGTTGTGTCCGGCCCTGCTCGCGCGACGTCCCCGTACACCGATTCACCGAGCGCCCCCCGCAAGACCATTCCGGGGCAGCGTTGTCCTTCACGCTCCCAGTAGTCCAAGGCCTCCACCATCCGGGATTGGTGCTCGGCAGGGTGTCTCCCAGACAGCATGAGAAAGTGGGCGAATTCGACGTTCAGGCTGGCTTCCCTCTTCATACCGGGCCGGAGGAAAAGTTCAGCGAAGACGTCCACATTGTATCCCCATGTAACTGGTTCTGGGCCCCACCATGCCCTCTCCTCAGCCCAGTCTTGATGCTTGGGTAAGCTGTAGAGCTGCTCCATGGCACTGAACGAGATGTACCAGAATGAGCGGTCGTGCTCAAAATCGGGAAAAGGCCAGCTGTCGAGGTTATCCAGGTCCGGTATGTCGGTTTTGTTGTTAGCCCAGTAGCAGGCCTCTTGCCACTCCACTCCAGAAGACCCCTCCACCGGATCCGGATGTGAAAACAAGGCATACAGCCATCTCTCGGCTAATTCTCTCGGCTGATTCTGTGTGACGGCCCAAAGTGTAAGATATATTGCAATCTCTCCGGCCAGGCACGCTCGTCCGGTTGCCCTAGGTCCATCGTCGACCGGTCCCATCAATGATCTCTGCCGAACTTGTTGTAGCTCCCGTGCGATGTCATCCTGAGCTGATGTATCGAATTCCTCATCAATTGAAACGGTCATCTCTCTCAGCAACAACGGCCAAGAGCGAATGCGATCCCAACTATTCAGCATACCAAGAAGGGATGTTAAAGTTGTGGGAGTCTGGCCGTTCTGCAGGATCTCTTGGGCGACCTGATGCAGTAGGTACGTTGGTGGTCTAGCGGAAATTAATTTCAACCCGATGTAAACGGATTGTAACCTTGTTTCAGGCATTGTTTCGTGTCTTGGCACGAAAGCATACAAGAGATTTCTGGCGTGGTTCGAATGGTGACTGCCAGGGAAGCAGTATTCAACCACTTCTGCGATACGTCGCCGCGCGTTCCGGGTCAGaacatcgtcctcgcccagTTTCTCAGACCTGAGTTTATGGCCATATAGCATGTATCCCACTGCCTCGTCACAGTCTTCCTTTGCCGAACCAAGGCCCAACCACGCACCGGCTGTAGCGGGATGCTTTGGTCCGACTACTTGGGTACGCGCCTTTACCAGCCATGCATACCAAGCTTCAGATAGACTGTATGAATCTGGGATAAGAGACCATGCATAATTCCCAATGATTTCCAGTACAAGCGGATGCTTGACCGGATAGTTGTTCATCGCGATACAAAGAACCCATTTGTAGCACTCGGTGTCACCGTTTTCTCCGCACAATAAGTAGACAATTTTCCAGTCCTCTAATGACGAGACACCGGGAAATGCCTTCTCATAGGCCCAAGAAATGAATCCTGTTACAATACCGTTTAGCCAAAGGATCCAGC
This genomic interval from Colletotrichum higginsianum IMI 349063 chromosome 9, whole genome shotgun sequence contains the following:
- a CDS encoding Eukaryotic translation initiation factor 3 → MEQLYSLPKHQDWAEERAWWGPEPVTWGYNVDVFAELFLRPGMKREASLNVEFAHFLMLSGRHPAEHQSRMVEALDYWEREGQRCPGMVLRGALGESVYGDVARAGPDTTCFAGVQVWYMCPAVV